Part of the Thunnus albacares chromosome 11, fThuAlb1.1, whole genome shotgun sequence genome, AGCATGTGCAACACAGATGTCTGCCATGAGGCCTGTACTACAGTGTCACTGTACAGCAGCATTTAACCCCCCAGAGGTGTACAAACAAttagctgatgtgtttttgaatacaCAAGAGGGGTTGGAGTGtgaacaatgtttgtttgttggtccaCAGGGATGTGCAATTCCAATTCGGTTATCTGACGCACAGCGCAAATTGGTTAATGATAAAGATTCATTTCCATACATCACTGTAGCTGTCTCTCCTGGCTGTGACCCACAACAGCTTGAAAGCATGGTGGCACAGTGCCAGGCATTGAGAGGAGCTGCGCAGACTCCTCAAACTCAAACAATAACACACTTGGGCCTTGAGCTGTACATGTTATCTTTAACTGAGCACATCCAGCTACCTCAGAGTAGGTTTGTTTTGCAACAACCACCCCTCCCCACACAGTATGGGCCTCCATCAGAGCTTTCAGAGGTTCCATCTATTTTATGGGCTAAACATAAAAACCATGTGGGTTTTGTGAATTCGGCTCCACCTCACGAAGTCACACTCAAACCTGGTGCTAAACTACCAATGGTCAGGCAATACAATTTGCCACACAAGTCAATTGCTGGTATTGAAGGTGTAATTCAGTCTTTACTGGATCAAGGTGTGTTGGTTCAAACAACAAGCCCATGTAACACACCCATTTTACCCATTCCAAAAGCAAACCGCCCAGATGAATGGCGTTTTGTACAAGATTTGCAAGCTATTAATAGCATTGTAGTGCCAACAGCTCCAATTGTGCCAGACACAAATTcgattttagcttcactaccaTCCAACTCAACACACTACACAGTCATTGATTTGAGTTCAGCTTTTTTCTCAATCCCGTTGCATCCAGATAGCCAGTATCTGTTTGCATTCACATTCAAAGGAAAACAGTACACCTGGCAGCGTTTGCCTCAGGGTTTTGTCGAGAGTCCTACAGTTTACGCAGCAGCAGTGAAACGGGACTTGGATGACCTCCACTTTCCAGGGGGCTCCACTCTCCTACAGTATGCAGATGACCTCCTGATAGCTTCACCATCACAGGAAGCTTGTCGAACGGACTCCATCTTGCTCCTACAGAGACTAGCTGAGTGTGGTCATAGAGCATCACTTGCCAAACTGCAATTTTGTCGGTCTGAGGTGACATACTTGggtcatgttttgaaaaatggacAGCGCCTGTTGTCACCGGAGAGGTTGAAACTGCTGGTTAACATGCCTCCTCCCACAACCAAGAAACAAATGCTCTCGTTCTTGGGGATGGCGAATTATTGCAGACATTGGATCTTTGAGTATGCTGCTATGGACTCTGTTTTGCGAAACGCCACACTGCAATCAGCTCCTCCCAAGGTGCAGTGGACTGAGGACATGAACAAAGCTTTTCAGGACCTGAAACATGCTCTCACCTTGGCTCCGGCATTGGGGCTGCCGGACTATCATCAGCCATTCCATCTGCATGTACATGAACGAGATGGCTTTGCTACAGGCATTCTCGTGCAAAAACATGGGTCTCATTACCGTCCAGTTGCGTACTACTCCTCTCGACTAACCCCTGTGGTTCTTGGCATGCCAGGTTGCTTAAGAGCGGTGGCCGCCGTTGCCATCATGATTGAGAAATCTTCTCCAATTGTACTGGCTCATGACTGTGTTGTGCACGTTCCACATGCAGTACTTCACATCTTGAACACATCTGCTACCCAACACATGACAGCTGCACGTCGTTCAGGCTATGAAGCAATCATTCTTCATAGTCCACACATCACTTTAAAACGCTCACCTCCATTGAATCCAGCTACTCTCCTTCCATTGATTGACACAGATGATGAGCATGATTGCATCACAACTATTGACCTGTGTACATCCCCAAGGCCAGACTTGTTGCAGACACCAATACCCaattctgatttgattttttacaCTGATGGTTCAGCTAGCAGACCATCTGATAGCACACATCTAGCTGGCTATGCAGTAGTTAACGATTGGGGGGTAGTAGAGGCAAAAGCACTGCCTCCAGGTACCTCTGCTCAAGCAGCAGAACTGTATGCTCTAACTAGAGCGTGTATTCTTGCTTCTGGTAAGGTGGCTACTATTTACACTGACTCAAGATATGCATTTGGCGCTGCTCATGATTTTGGCCAGTTATGGAAGATGAGAGGTTTTGTGTCATCTTCTGGAAAACCACTACAGCATCACACTTTGGTTAATGACCTGTTAGATGCTATTTTGCGCCCATCTCAGCTTGCAATCATCAAATGTGCTGCTCACACGAATGGAACTGATCCTGTTTCACGAGGAAATGCAATGGCTGACACTGCAGCCAAACAAGCGGcactttcctctccctctttggTACTTCAATGTGCCTCCACACAACCTACCAATCCAATTCCAGTTCCTTCCGCTAATGATGTCGTGACAATGCAAAATCACGCTGATGACAGGGAGCGAAGTCTTTGGTTGCGTAAAGGTTGTAAAGTTGACGCGGAGTCTGGCTTGTGGCTCCACCCTGATGGTCGACCGGTTTGCCCTCGAGCTCTCCTTCATGTACTGGCACGTGTGACGCATGGTCCAGCGCATGTTGGAAGAGGGGTGATGAATGATGTTATTCGCTCACAGTGGTTTGCTCCAGGCATTACTCAAGTTTCACAAACACTTGTGGATAGTTGTATGATATGTCAACAGACCAGAAAAAAGAATAGCACAGTGAAACATGACCACTTAGAACCCCCATCAGGTCCttttgtaaatatgcaaatagatTTTGTACATATGCCAAGCTCACAAGGCTTCAAATACTTGCTAGTCATAACCGACAGGTTCTCGAAGTGGGTAGAAGCTTTTGCAACGAAAAAAGAAGATGCAAGAACAGTTGTAAAGTGTCTGCTAAAAGAGGTAATCCCTAGGTACGGAGTGCCGCAGGGAATAGATAGCGACAGAGGTCCAGCTTTTGTGTCAAAAATCACTCAGGGACTGTCAGAAATCTTAGGATTTAAGTGGCAGTTACATGTTCCTTATCATCCACAGAGTTCAGGTCAAGTTGAGAGAATGAATGCAACTATCAAAGACAGATTGACCAAAACAGTCCTAGCCACAGGCCTGAAATGGCCTGATGCACTGCCGATTGTGCTGTACTCCATTCGGAGTGCACCAAGTGCAACTACAGGACTGAGTCCTCACGAGGTGCTGATGGGAAGACCAATGTCCACAGGGACAAGTCCCCCACTGACACCACACAAAGCTACTCTGCTTTGGACGGATGAGTTCATGACTGAGTATGTGAAAAGACTAACAGAGATTTTGAGAAAGTATCATTTACAGGTGGCTGACAGACTCCCCAAACCATCGGAAGAACCAATTCATTCCTTTCGAGAAGGTGACCTGGTATTAATCAAATCTCTGGAAAAAGTGTCTTTGTCTCCTAGGTGGAAAGGTCCATACCAGGTGCTGCTGACTACTAGGACGGCCCTGAAGGTCGAAGGCAGAGCAGAATGGATCCACGCCACAAGGTGCAGACTGGCCCCCCCAACCACTGGCGGAGGAGAGCAGAGCCCTGGCAGGTAACCGGATGGttactccttttttctctcctgtttagTAGGTTCGGGCAGGGGACAGGTCAAGTCGGtccaaatgagagagagacaggagtcTCTCTGATTCCAGGCGAAGGAGAGCGGAAAGGCTTTCCTTCTCATGACACAGTCGGTGCCATGAACCCAGTGCCCCATGGACAGGGGCGCCCTTTGCAGAATGATCCAGAAAATGCAGACCAAGAGCCAGATCTTGGACATACGGACAAATCAATGAGCCCATTGGGACTCTACAACACTGTAAGTCCTGACAAAACAGTGAGATACATTGACAATGCTGCAATGAGAGAGTCTGAAGAAAAAGAGTCAGAAAAGACTGATGGACATATTTTACCAGCTCTCTCCCGAGTTAAACGAATTGTGAattctattgtttttaaatgtcctaTTGACAgatgtaaaatgaatgattgtAATATTGCATATCCAGTTACTTTTTCTCGAGGTAGATGGCGGTGGTCTACATatgataaaacactgtttgagaCGAAGCAGAGTTCATCCACGTCGACGAAGGAGGATGGATTCCACATCACCATGCATCGTATGTGCTAGTAACCTCTCCATGGTGATGGCCCTCTACTGTACGCAAAGTGCATGGGTTGAAGACTTCACTTtgtgattgatttgttttattgttatgatgtaatcaaatgtttgtatgaCTCCCCTTTAAGTTGCTAGGATTTCATCTAGTAAGAGGCAGGAAGTGTCTTGTCTTAGGTTGTTTGCGCATGTGACTGGTGACCTCTGTCAATGACCTCCTTTAACGCTTTGGTGTTCTAGGAGATCTTCTTTGAGGATTTGCCTCACTACTGCCCCTGGTGGTTGGAAGACAGAACTCATGGGTCACATGACAGTTGTTTTAAAGGGGTACATAAGAGGGGTTTTTTATCTAATTTACtgattgtttgcttttattgttattgcattatgtgtttaaatgattatgtgttttgatgattttacttttgattttgttcaaTGCAATTGTTGATTCTTGTATTACTTTTGTGTGAGAATTGTTATCTGTTGTGCGGATGTTGTTTCTACTCTGTTTGTGCCCTTACAGTCCACCAGTCCAGTCATAAATTGGTAATTTGTATTGATCTTTTGATCAATAAGAGGGGATTGTTATGGATATTCCATaactgaccaggacaacagaatgtcaagctgtactcttctgttctctcaaacagaagataacacatgttgtttaataaaccaggagcctcacaggcgaaccaaggccagaatgcaggtcatcatcagacgcaacaagacaaaccaaagatacagatttaggtcataggtttatgattcggaactgacgaactagtttctatgattggcttaaaggctggttttggactgtgagggGCAGACGAGTTAGGGGAcaccgtacgaacaggaggtgtcccttgagtcgctctcccttgcaaggttcttcattaaagttttcccagaatcatcatacgaagtttggtttggtcttctcttcttcaaactgacaactgccagtgcatcagctccgAAAATCCACAACAATAATGAGTTACTGATTGATGATTTGGACTAGAGGATgcaattcaaaaataaaaaagaacgGGGTTAAATAGTGATTAATTAACCaaaattataaatgtaaaaaaaataaccttttgcctcttcctttcattttatgtgtgtatgtatgtagaCTTGGATGAACATGTAGGTGTGGATACTGATAttgatgtgtatgtgttcaAATTATGATTGGTaggcaagaaaaacaagttgGATAGAATCAGGTTTGTGGGGTTCAGTTGCAGTGTTGTTGATGGAGGTGGATAAATTTTCCAAAGAGATGTATTCTATCAGTAAGGTTTTTCAGTGTGCAATATGTGTGGTGTTCCTTGATTTCCAGTTCATGAGGATAGTTTTCTTGGCGATAGTTAGAACCATGAGGAGtaatttactgtttgttttgttcaggtTGATTGTTGATATGTCTCCTAGTAAGCAGAGTGAGGGGGATAATGGGATGTGGCAATCCAGGAAGAGGGATAGTGACTGAGTGATTTCTTTCCAAAAGTGTTTAATGGGTGTGTAGTGCCAGGTGGCATGAATATAGCTGTCCAGGTTGTTTTGTGTGCAATGTGAACATATTTCTGAGGAGAATCccgtttttaaacattttttgccCAGTGAAGTGAAATCTGTGAAGAGTCTTATACTGTATGAGTTGTAGGCATTTTTAGGCATTAAGTAGATGTTTTTGAAGATTTGGTTCCAGAAGTCAGCATCAGGGTGGTATGCATTTATTGAAGGTATGGATAGCGTTTTGTCAGAGTGTGATaatattctatatattttaGAAACAAGTTTTTTTGGAGAGGGGATGTTAATTAAATCTGAAGTTGAGGGAGGAAGATCTAGGTTGGTGACCataatattaaacttttattgAACAGATGATTTAAGTTGCAGATATTCGAAAAATTGTTTGCTCCCGATGCCATACTTCTGGACCAAGTGGGAAAACGAAACCAAGGTATTATTATGGAAGATATGTTTAACATGTGTGATGCCTTTTTTAGTCCATGTACAGAAGTTAAGTGGCTTCTTGTTAGTTGGAAAGTTAGGATTGTTCCAGATGGGAGTAAAATTAGATGGTACAAAGGTGgtatttgtgattttgtggAATTTCCACAATCAGAAATTACATTGttactgttttaaaatatgaatggCTTTTGATAATCTGGGAAATGATATATTTGAAATCTGAATGTCTTTACAAAGTATTTGTTCTATATCTAATCATGTGATATCTGACTGGTTTGGATGGATCaatttgtatatatattgaAGCTGATTTGCCAgagaataatgataaaaatatggAGCTTCTTACCCtccttgtgtttttggtttaatTCTTGGTGTCTTGTTTTTCCAGTAGAATTTGGAGATGATTGAGTCAAGAGATTTGAACCACGTGAGGGTGGGTTGGGTTGGAATAATTGAAAACAGATGGTTTATTTCAGGGagtattgttattttaacagtGGCTATTCTACCCAAAATGGAGAGTGGTAGGTTCATCCAGCGGTAGAGGTCATCATCTATTGTTTTGAGTAGTGGCGTGAAGTTGAGTCTGAACAGCTCTGGCAGCCTGGGGGAAACATTAATACCTAAATACGTGATGTGACCCATGCATAAGGGGATAGGTGGTGTATGGACTGCCACATCCCAACTGTTACTATGTAATGGAAGGATGCAAGATTTGTTTCAGTTAATGGAGTAGTCAGAGATATTGGAGTATGATTCAATAAGCTTAATTGTTTCTTGTAGTGATGTGTGTTATGGAAATTTCTAactttaggggttacaaattgggttacaCTGGGTCATTAAATcttacagagagagacactgtcTCCCCTCCTTGAGGCgcacagcagctgtctgtgatgtttgtaGAAAGCAGGAGCCATTCTGATAAAGAGTAAACCCGTCTTGTCACGATTACCAAGGTCAGAGGAGATGGCCCCGAGACTCCCCAGACACCACAGACAGGTGACTGCGCGGATTCCATTGGCATAATCAGACAACAGTGGCTGTAGACCAAAGTGTGCTGACAATGACCTGAAGCTCCTTGCAATGTGTGACAGCCCTCTCTGGACGGACTTTGTTCTCTACCTGCACGAGCCTTGTGGGTGGAGTTGGGTTGTCAGGAAGATTCAGCTCACCTGGACTGCCCAGCTTCTATATAAGCTGGAGGCAGTTAGTCATTTGCCCTCTCTTCTCTGGCTTCCACCATGTTCTTAGGTtgtgtttagtttaatttatcTTTTAGTTCACAATAAATCCATTTTAGTTAAAACTTATGTGCGGTCTCCCCTCCTTTGTCCAGCCTTGAGCCGGGTTGTGACAAACGTGACTGAACTAACATGGGCaaagacatttctctgtttggAAACTAATGAGCCAATAGTCTAACTTTGCATACCAAAGATGCATTGAGTTTGACCATTGAGTGACCACCTGCGACAGAGTTGAGATGGCATCATGTACAGACAAGTGTATTGATAATGTTTTGATGTTCCTCGGCCAAGTTTCAATAAATATCCTCAGCATAAGACATTAAAGGCTCCTGGACATTTTCTTCACTGAGTTGATCATTGATCAGCAAATTTTTTTTGCAGGAACAGCAATATATCATCCGCATATAAACTGATCTTATGATGTATCTTGGGTGTTTAGATTCCTTTTATGTAGATGTTCTGACGAATGGCGGCTTCCAAAGGTTCGATAAGAATGGTGAATAGAAAGGGAGAGATTGGGCATCCTTGCCTCGTCCCCCTGTGCAGTGCGATGCTTTGTGAGGTTTGTCCATTGGTGATGACAGTGGCTGAAGGAGTAGTGCACAAAATCTTGACCCAGTTAATGAATGATTTCCCAAAGCCAAATATTTCTAGTGTGGTGAAAAGAAATTTCTAGTTTACTCTGTCAAAAGCTTTTTCTGCATCTAATGTGCCTATGATGGAGCCTGCTTGTTGTAATGATGAATAGTGCATTAAATTaaactgcatgtgtgcatataaattaagtctgtgtgtgttaatggatGCATGTCTACCCTTGATATAGCTGGTTTGAGCTGGGTGGATTATGGATGGAGTGACTTTTCTAGTCTGTGAGCTAGTGCCTTAGTGATGATTTTTATATCCACATTGATGAGATAAATGGGAGGGTAACTTGATGGCAAGGTTGGGTCTTTGTTAGGCTTTGGACAGAGTGAAATAATGGCTGTGTGCATGCCTGTTGGAAATcttgaattttgttttatttcaattataAATTTATTGAAGAGTGGAGCTAGAATGGACCAGAAGTGGACTCAGCAGGGAAGCCCTTGGGTCCTGGTGCTTTGTTATCTGGCATAAGATTGAGGGCAGTGAGAAGTTCATACTGTATTATTGGTGAATCGAGTCTGTTGATCTGTTCTTTATTAAGCCATGGTAGGTCAGTGCTGTTGAGAAATGAGTTGATGACTTGGGTCCTTGTCTGATGAATAGAAATTGGCATAAAAAATTCTGAAAATTTTATTTATCTCTTGGGGTGAGTTTGTTGGCTTCCCTGCTGAGTCCTTAATGGTGGAGATTgttgctttttctttattttgtttaatttgattcGTCAAGTATTTGCCCATTTGTATATTTCAGTTCTGTAgaatttattgttcatttttgtgTTATTCTATTCTGTATATtgtcattgctgctgctgctgctgtgtgtgtgtgtctcattcTTCCCACAGCTCCACCCCCAGACTGGGATGTCTAGTCTACTCCTCCACCAGTCATTTCAACTTCCGGTGCAGtggaagacacacacatacaacaagAGCAAACATCTGGTCTTCCTTGCACACTGAAGGCGTCCGACTGAAGCAGctccaaatgtaaaaaaaaaccccaaaactgTCAAGCACATAAATGACTTATCTCAAGCATCAGCTATTGACTCACACATCAGCTATCAAACCAAGAGCACTGCTCAACAAATTTGTTggtttgttcttttctttccttgGCTAGACTGTGAACTCACAAtcttttttctacttttcctcTGCCTTGACTAAGGCTTCTGTGTGACAGAAAACCAACTACTTTTACTCAAAATTCAAACTGACTATGAATAACTGACCATGGATGGACCTTTTCACCTTCACATCAGCAGCTTTTTCCACACTTTTCtttctatatatatacatattttaataatccTATGATTTCAACAACTTAATTGTTGAAAGAAGAGTTTAAtaaagaaagggaaagaaaccttctctgctctctgtctccttttttcAATCTCAGAAAACTGCAGCTTctgctgcactgcactgcagtgtaacttttattcttgtatttttttttaactctttaatTACTATTTTaatagtatttaaatgtatttttataatatgtttcttttgcacattgtcttaatgcttttaatgttttatgtaaagcactctgaactgccttgttgttgaaatatgCTATACAAATAGACTTGCCCTGCCtttttttacacacagacaccacacaCAAACCAACCAGACTGTACTGTCTACATTTATCTTCCAGATAACTTTGCTTGTCTGTATTTATCTTCCATAGGCTATATTGGATGAGCCAActgctttcatttctttctctctagtTTCCTTACCACATTTTCTCTTAATGTTTCTCTCAGCATTTATTGCTAATTTCTTTaccatattttccttttttgtctttcttcttttaatttttcctttttttcccctctttagGCTTATTTCCTTTTGGGATCCTCGCTCTGGGCATCAGACTGAATTACCCAATAATTTTGATATGTTGTCACCTCTAGCAAACCTGTTTTCTCTATCCTGaccttgttttcttttgtttaaatcACAGGATCATGTTATCtgatcttttcttttaataagAATCACAGAATTCACTTTACCTGGTCtttataaaaaacacaattcagGATTTACCATCCATCtccaacattttttgtttgctaTCACAAAATCATTAGATTCATAGAGCAGTTATTAGCAGTTATTTTCTCTTATCAGACAATGCTGCTGTGTGAATTATTTTTGTTCCTGTTTCAGTCAGTGACCCTCTCACCTTTTGGACCCTCGTTTATGTTGTTGTCCCAAACTGGGGAGGTAGGAGTTTGTCAGTCAGTCCCAGACTGTTGCCTGTGTCTTTGGGATTCCATCCTTGTTGCCAATTTGTTGTGGGAATTATTCTTAATAAAAGATGAATCCACAGAGAgcatctgcctttttttttttttgcaataatcAGAATTCACATTTGCAAATGGATGTCAAAGCTTGTCAGGCTGAGAGATGACTGGCGTGTAGTTCAACTATCACTCATTTTTGTACATACATTCTCATACATCACAGAGCATTTCATCACCCTTAGAGTCTAACAGGTCTCTTTTAACTAATACATAGTTGTCCTTCGTACATTCATAAGTCTATCAGTTCCTTACCTGGGGGGtttcttcctctgcctcttttctGAGAATTAAAAGTTGAAGGCTAAATCACACAACTTTGCCTTTGATAACTTATCCTCACCTGCTGTTGAACACTTTTCTCACTCAAGGAATAAACAAAGGAAAAGTGTCACACTGTGCACATAGTATAACATAAGACAGTGCACGTAATTATATGACAATATAACATATATCAAGAGTATAAATTTCCATTACatccatcttccacctgaatcTGCGCCTGAATGCGTGCTGCGATCATGTCAGTTATCACGACACAAAATTAGTCActtggtccaaatcacaagcagTCTGTTGATTTTGGCCAATTCATGTGGAAAAAGTTACGATTGCAAAATCGCATTTCAGCAAATCAAATTTCAGCAAGCATATTTCAGCATAGAGTAATGAGACAGAGATAGTgaacatagaaaaataaaacaaaaatgaaaataataacatacacagaaaatgtgttaaaaacacagatttcaaGGAGTGGTCAAACATagagagataaaacaaaatatagaaagaacaacataaaacatttgagtAGACATTCtaaaaatattatacaaatgCCAGTCTGTACAGGTGGGTTTTTAAAAGCTATTTAAACTGAAGCACTGACTCAGCTGATCTGATACTGAGGGGGAGTTTATTTAACAGCATTGGAGCTAAAACAGTATAAGCATCATCCCCCCTTGTATTGAGCCTGGACCGTGGAACTTTTAGAAACATTTGGATCTCTGATCTGAGGGGTCACAATAAGGTGCAGAATAAGGGGTTAAGAGTTCTGAAATATAAAGAGGAGTCAGGCCATGTAAGgatttaaaagtaatcaatacAATCTTAAATTGAATTCTGTAAAAAGAAATGGGGAGCCAATGTAATTCAGCCAGGACTGGAGAGATGTGTTCCCTACGTCTAGTGTTTGTAAGAAGTCTTGCTGCTGCATTCTGCATCAATCGTAGACGGGCAACTGCGGCATCATAggcaaataaataatgaattgcAGTAATCTAGGCAAGTAACCAAacattttctgcctcttttagctcctagttttgttttttcagctctgtttggttcagtctcagcaCTTCCATCAAAGCCATTtcccgcagcagcagcagtgcagcaacagctgttttcagcaaacaagctgTGGTAAACGTAcagtacactacctgcccagcaccaaacaacagacaaagttagtgactagctggaGAAGAAAgtaacatttagcagctaaagagacaggtATTTTTCCTCAGGAATGGTGGTGgacaaaacagagctaaaaggagagtgaatattgaattTGTCATGGACTCATGGTTTGGGACTCTGTGTTCTTTGGGTTTTACTGTGTTACACTTATGTTGCCTAGTCCTTTGTGTCATTTGGTTTAGCTCGTTTATGTATATGACTTATCCTTGAAAGATTTGCATTCTGTTAGATTGCAGTGTTGTTTACTTGAGTTTTGTATTCTGGCTCTTTCTGAAATGGTGTTACTTTGGTTGCCTTTTATTGGTTGGtctgttctctgtgtcttcCTAGTGTTTTATTTATCACCTTCAGCCCTTCTtctggtctctgcatttgggtccacctgctccactttTCCCATGACAgaatttacattcatcaggtggacagaaacacaactccgAATTaatactaatgttgctctgtgtgtcttggatgtgtaaataggcaatcTTATTAAATAATAGCAGTTACAATTAATGAACCCACTATAAAGTATGTCTAAGTAGAAACTGGCACcaccatttctttaaaaaattcaCTTAAACTCTAAAATGCACTATCACTTCATTTAATAAGGGGTTGTTTCTTGCGTCCTCTAAATTGTTAACAGAAAGCCAATAACTTCCAAGATAATCCATGATGAATGTGGCTCTCATTGGAGTGTAGCATTTGTTTAGGATGCAGACTCATTTTTCACAAAGCTGCTATCTTTGTTTTAACAAAATTCTTCA contains:
- the LOC122992462 gene encoding protein NYNRIN-like isoform X2; translated protein: MDNITIKHREAIEGQDQKKTFPIQAAVIRLSKDPSEDPIMPVEVNGSRVDIMVDSGATISTVKADEHVCTPTPNFVTTVGVSGVPVVEPLSQRAKITVEGSDVQHSFLISEKSPINLMGRDLLCKLHATIQCTPDGLFLSLPDVKAAHAFQFLKTIADCLYCWSLTDFNMASSFTVSSIQKIAQISPACATQMSAMRPVLQCHCTAAFNPPEVYKQLADVFLNTQEGLECEQCLFVGPQGCAIPIRLSDAQRKLVNDKDSFPYITVAVSPGCDPQQLESMVAQCQALRGAAQTPQTQTITHLGLELYMLSLTEHIQLPQSRFVLQQPPLPTQYGPPSELSEVPSILWAKHKNHVGFVNSAPPHEVTLKPGAKLPMVRQYNLPHKSIAGIEGVIQSLLDQGVLVQTTSPCNTPILPIPKANRPDEWRFVQDLQAINSIVVPTAPIVPDTNSILASLPSNSTHYTVIDLSSAFFSIPLHPDSQYLFAFTFKGKQYTWQRLPQGFVESPTVYAAAVKRDLDDLHFPGGSTLLQYADDLLIASPSQEACRTDSILLLQRLAECGHRASLAKLQFCRSEVTYLGHVLKNGQRLLSPERLKLLVNMPPPTTKKQMLSFLGMANYCRHWIFEYAAMDSVLRNATLQSAPPKVQWTEDMNKAFQDLKHALTLAPALGLPDYHQPFHLHVHERDGFATGILVQKHGSHYRPVAYYSSRLTPVVLGMPGCLRAVAAVAIMIEKSSPIVLAHDCVVHVPHAVLHILNTSATQHMTAARRSGYEAIILHSPHITLKRSPPLNPATLLPLIDTDDEHDCITTIDLCTSPRPDLLQTPIPNSDLIFYTDGSASRPSDSTHLAGYAVVNDWGVVEAKALPPGTSAQAAELYALTRACILASGKVATIYTDSRYAFGAAHDFGQLWKMRGFVSSSGKPLQHHTLVNDLLDAILRPSQLAIIKCAAHTNGTDPVSRGNAMADTAAKQAALSSPSLVLQCASTQPTNPIPVPSANDVVTMQNHADDRERSLWLRKGCKVDAESGLWLHPDGRPVCPRALLHVLARVTHGPAHVGRGVMNDVIRSQWFAPGITQVSQTLVDSCMICQQTRKKNSTVKHDHLEPPSGPFVNMQIDFVHMPSSQGFKYLLVITDRFSKWVEAFATKKEDARTVVKCLLKEVIPRYGVPQGIDSDRGPAFVSKITQGLSEILGFKWQLHVPYHPQSSGQVERMNATIKDRLTKTVLATGLKWPDALPIVLYSIRSAPSATTGLSPHEVLMGRPMSTGTSPPLTPHKATLLWTDEFMTEYVKRLTEILRKYHLQVADRLPKPSEEPIHSFREGDLVLIKSLEKVSLSPRWKGPYQVLLTTRTALKVEGRAEWIHATRCRLAPPTTGGGEQSPGR
- the LOC122992462 gene encoding uncharacterized protein LOC122992462 isoform X1 — encoded protein: MGNNTSKAVSRTQSTTKLIHSPKHKRKNKSVSVGNKRTNSEVKGQSAIDKLPEANPHTLTDAQYRAMFSPQSPAGVVGRLKGWAFVFPFSSLMNQWTDGEWPYEGAFDRDKLQIAEYNVNPDFGNPSWDSAYMKDCVNVWLTVARQRCGVSLDEKRVDRFSDEFRAAVENCVKCVTACHLPMLEAELQTRATEMMKIKQRHGENVKAISKAIIYGWAKRQTDAPSPQTLLTIVSKAGVPLQESHTNKTMISIFPQLSPSNPFSAANMTDQTISQQAKTDDEFLLLAAAVEGQRLQTEVERERDSQAARERERVKQEKKDRADEEKEKKANLSFKQVKSQKRKEKKRHLAAVAEETEIDTQDSSGESEVELELQGARGKGEESDTDHSDDTEPAVRPKMTQRRPHTASSKTQRRDLLCKLHATIQCTPDGLFLSLPDVKAAHAFQFLKTIADCLYCWSLTDFNMASSFTVSSIQKIAQISPACATQMSAMRPVLQCHCTAAFNPPEVYKQLADVFLNTQEGLECEQCLFVGPQGCAIPIRLSDAQRKLVNDKDSFPYITVAVSPGCDPQQLESMVAQCQALRGAAQTPQTQTITHLGLELYMLSLTEHIQLPQSRFVLQQPPLPTQYGPPSELSEVPSILWAKHKNHVGFVNSAPPHEVTLKPGAKLPMVRQYNLPHKSIAGIEGVIQSLLDQGVLVQTTSPCNTPILPIPKANRPDEWRFVQDLQAINSIVVPTAPIVPDTNSILASLPSNSTHYTVIDLSSAFFSIPLHPDSQYLFAFTFKGKQYTWQRLPQGFVESPTVYAAAVKRDLDDLHFPGGSTLLQYADDLLIASPSQEACRTDSILLLQRLAECGHRASLAKLQFCRSEVTYLGHVLKNGQRLLSPERLKLLVNMPPPTTKKQMLSFLGMANYCRHWIFEYAAMDSVLRNATLQSAPPKVQWTEDMNKAFQDLKHALTLAPALGLPDYHQPFHLHVHERDGFATGILVQKHGSHYRPVAYYSSRLTPVVLGMPGCLRAVAAVAIMIEKSSPIVLAHDCVVHVPHAVLHILNTSATQHMTAARRSGYEAIILHSPHITLKRSPPLNPATLLPLIDTDDEHDCITTIDLCTSPRPDLLQTPIPNSDLIFYTDGSASRPSDSTHLAGYAVVNDWGVVEAKALPPGTSAQAAELYALTRACILASGKVATIYTDSRYAFGAAHDFGQLWKMRGFVSSSGKPLQHHTLVNDLLDAILRPSQLAIIKCAAHTNGTDPVSRGNAMADTAAKQAALSSPSLVLQCASTQPTNPIPVPSANDVVTMQNHADDRERSLWLRKGCKVDAESGLWLHPDGRPVCPRALLHVLARVTHGPAHVGRGVMNDVIRSQWFAPGITQVSQTLVDSCMICQQTRKKNSTVKHDHLEPPSGPFVNMQIDFVHMPSSQGFKYLLVITDRFSKWVEAFATKKEDARTVVKCLLKEVIPRYGVPQGIDSDRGPAFVSKITQGLSEILGFKWQLHVPYHPQSSGQVERMNATIKDRLTKTVLATGLKWPDALPIVLYSIRSAPSATTGLSPHEVLMGRPMSTGTSPPLTPHKATLLWTDEFMTEYVKRLTEILRKYHLQVADRLPKPSEEPIHSFREGDLVLIKSLEKVSLSPRWKGPYQVLLTTRTALKVEGRAEWIHATRCRLAPPTTGGGEQSPGR